DNA from Leptolyngbya iicbica LK:
AGGAGGCAATCCGCACTGGCGATGGCCTGTCAGGACGGGCCACGGGCAATCCGCCGATTCCGCGCTGGCTCGGGGCTCTGTTGTCCAAAGTCTTATTTCGGGTGCAGCCAGAGAACGAAAAAATCGCCCGCTATATCCGCAGTTCCTCAGGCATTGCCGTCTTTGTCTCCGAGGTGGATGACCCGCCCCATTGGGTAGAAGCAGGTCGCTGTTACGAACGGTTTGCCCTGCAGGCAACAGCCCTGGGGATTCGCAATGCCTTTATCAACCAGCCCGTGGAGGAAGTGAATCTGCGACCCGCGTTTGCCAGGGCGTTGGGGTTGACTGCTGGTCGCCCTGATCTCGTGGTGCGGTTTGGACGGGGGGCCGAGATGCCCCGCTCCCTCCGGCGATCGCTGGATGCCGTGATCGGGGGTTGAGTAGTTTTTGAGCGCAAGTCTTTGGTCAGCAGTTCCAAAATCGCCAGCGCATCATCCTGAGCGGTTGCCTCCACATCCCTAGCAAAAGCCAGCAGGGTTGCTATCCGCCGGGACTGGGGCATCCGCTCAATCGTTTGGACACGCGAGGTGAATGCCTTCCGTTAAAGGACTATTAGCCGACTGGGTGGGACACTGGGGAGTACCCACTGACCAACCCCGATGGCGCGTATCCGCCGCAGCCGGTGAAGTGCCGAGACTACCGCCGGGGCACTGCGCCGTGTAGGAGAGCGTCTCAACTGGTCGAGACCAGTCGCTCTGGTATTCTTATCCAGCTTGAGCAACTTCTCTAACTGACGGCATTGCTCTACATTCAGCAAGCACGATAACAGTTTCCAAATCCGCTGTGAAACCCGCTCCCGCACAGTAGCGACCCAGCGCTCTAACCTGCTTACTCCCGGCAGCAAGGTCTTCTCAAACCCCTATACTGTTAAGCATTAATCAATCACCTCACTTAATCCTCATTTATTCCGCTCTATGACAGCTCAACTCACCGCGCCCGCCCCCCTGGAACCGTTGACCTGGAATTGGCAAGGCCATCGCATCTGTTACACCATCCAGGGCCAGGGCCAACCGCTGGTGCTCATCCACGGGTTTGGTGCGTCCATCGGTCACTGGCGTAAAAATATACCTGCCCTGGCTGCCGCTGGCTATCAGGTACACGCGATCGACCTGCTGGGGTTTGGCGCTTCTGATAAGCCCCCCCTGAGCTACACCCTAGAGCTGTGGGAAACCCTGCTGCAAGACTACTGGCGCGCCCATATCAACCGCCCGGCAATATTTGTAGGCAACTCGATCGGCGGCCTGATGACCCTGATGATGTTGGCCCACGCCCCCGAGATGGCCCAGGCCGGAGTGCTGCTCAACTGTGCTGGCGGGTTAAATCATCGACCCGAAGAGCTGAATTTACCATTGCGCATGGTGATGGGTGCCTTCAGCAAAGTTGTGAACTCCAATTTGCTCGGGCCGTTCGTCTTTAACGAAGTGCGCCGCAAGTTTCGCATTCGTGGGTCGCTGCAGCAGGTGTATGGCAATCGTGAGGCCATCACCGATGAGCTTGTCGAGATTTTATATCGCCCGTCTTGCGATCCGGGGGCACAAAAAGTGTTTGCCTCCATTTTGGCGGCACCCCCCGGCCCCAAACCTGAGGAGCTATTGCCCCAGATTCAGCAACCACTCTTAGTCCTCTGGGGCGAAGATGACCCTTGGACGCCGATCAAAGGGGCCGATATTTATCGCGAATTGAGTGAGGCGAATGACGAGAACGCTCCAGCCGTCACGTTTCATGCCATTGCGAATACAGGCCATTGTCCCCACGATGAACGCCCCGAGGTCGTGAATCCGCTCATCCTTGACTGGTTACAGACTCTGACTCCTGCGGCTTAGCGATCGCGGTCCATCTGCCCGGAACTTTTTCTAGCAAGAGCGTCATTCTACTTTGCGATGGTTGGCCTTGTCCCTGATGGCAAACCCGACCATCGCTTCTAGCAGCTTGATGATCAGCGCTCTCAGGCAAATTGCGTGTGTCAAACCTGATTGAGCCTTCAATAGGGTGTTCCAGTCGCCTGTGCATCTGGATTGGAATCGACTGGAAGCCGCTAGTGTGACTGTCACCAACTCCGAGTGTCACTGTCTTAAACCGGAATTAAACTCAATAAGGACTTCTGTTAATCTTTGACATAAGGTCTTTCGTTATTCTGACTGACAGGATGAGGCATCAGACTCTGCTGGATTAAAGCCCGCTTTGATTGCCAGAGTGACTCGTAAATTCCGCTTTCACTAGAGCCTATATGACGACTGTATTTGATTTTTTGGCGAGGGGTGGCCCCGTAATGGTGCCCATTTTGGGCTGCTCGGTCTTAACGATCGCCACTGCTTTAGAACGCACCTGGTTTTGGACAAGTTTGCTCAAACGCGAAAGCCAGGTCGTTAATGAAGTGTTGGAAGCCGCGCGGCAGGACTTGGATGAAGCGGCCGCGATCGCGGCCCGGGCTAACGATACCCCCGTCGGGCGCTTTCTATCGGCCCCCCTGCGGCTCAAAAATCCCTCCCCCGAGACCTTTCGGCTTGCCCTCGAAAATGCGGGCGACAAAGAATTTGTGCAGATGCGACGGGGTGACAAACTGCTCGAAACTATCGTTGCCGTGGCCCCGTTGTTGGGCTTATTGGGCACAGTGACGGGCCTCATCGCCACGTTTAATAATCTCAATATTGGCGGCGGCGGCAACACCGACACCTCCCAGGCCGCCGCCGGCATCGGGGAAGCGCTCATCACCACAGCGGCCGGCATGGTCGTGGCCATTCTAGCCCTGTTAGTGTTTCGCATTATGGTGACATTTCAAGGGCAACAGATGGACTATTTCTCCGAAGCGGGCAACGAACTAGAGCTCATTTATCGACAATATTGGTACGAACCGGCCCTCTCTGCCGTCGATCATCCCGCTCAGCCCCCGCGCTCCGAGCCCTTCGTGGCTGAGCGCTATTAACGCTTAATCCATTCGCCGCTATGCGCTTTCGCGAAACCCGAGACACTGCTCCCCCCCAAATTGACCTGATTCCGATGCTGACGGTCATGATGGGAGTGCTAGCCTTTTTTGTTGTCGTTACCCTCACCCTCGGCAGCGAAGAAGCCATTGACATGCAGCTACCGGCGGCTCAGCCCGAAGAGTCTCCCCCCACGCCATCCACCACCAATCCTTTCATTGTTGAAATGCAGGCTGATGGTGGCTTCACAGTCAATACAAATCCCATTGACAAAGAAACCCTCAAAGTCGAAATGGAGGCCTACTTGGCTGAAAATGCGGACCATGTGGTCTATCTACTGCCCGCTCGCGACTTACCCTATGAACAGGTGATTCAGTTTTTGGGCGAAATGCGCGCCATCGGGGGCGATCGCGTGTCGCTCGCGATCGAAGAATAACTGGCTCATCGACATCTCATGCACTTCTTAGCCGAGCCAGCCCAACTGCCCCCTTCCTTACATTCTCCCTGCCTGCCATGCGTCGTCCTCGCTCGTCCGCCTCTAAGATCCCTGAAGTCAACCTCGTGCCCATGATGGACGTGTTGATGACCGTGCTGACCTTTTTTATCATCATTTCCATGACCTTGACGGGCAGACAGTTGATCGGCATTGAAATTCCTGAAAATGTCGAAGGCACTGATGCCGAAGTGGATTCCGCCGTCCAGGCCGAAGCCCTCATCATCGGTCTCGAGCGCGATGGCAACATTATTTTGGAGGACGAACAGATAAGTTTTCAGCAGCTAACTCAGCGCATTCGCGCCCATTTTGCTGAAAATCCAGACGGTACCCTGCTCCTGAAAGCAGATAAAAACTTACCCTACGACGACGTTGCTGTGTTCTTGACCGATTTGCGCGACATTGGCGGTAACCGTGTCTCCCTCGCGGTGGAATAGACCGTGCAGCTGTGATGCCTTACCGAGAACTCGCCAAGGCATGAAAACGCCACCGGGGTGACCTTTATGCCCAGTGAGCCAAATCGGGCGAGCGGGCAGTAGCCTTGCTCGGCGGGTCAACTTGGGTGGGGAGGAAGATTTCGAACTCGGTGCCTGGCATAGACGGGGATGCCGTGTGGTCTGAACTCGGGATGGGCGATCGCAAAATTAAGTGACCGCCATGCTTTTCGGTCACAATCTGTCGGGTAATCGGCAAGCCGAGTCCGGTGCCATCGCCCGCTGGCTTGGTGGTAAAAAAGTCGTCAAATACCTTGCTTTGAATCGCGGCGGGAATG
Protein-coding regions in this window:
- a CDS encoding alpha/beta fold hydrolase, translating into MTAQLTAPAPLEPLTWNWQGHRICYTIQGQGQPLVLIHGFGASIGHWRKNIPALAAAGYQVHAIDLLGFGASDKPPLSYTLELWETLLQDYWRAHINRPAIFVGNSIGGLMTLMMLAHAPEMAQAGVLLNCAGGLNHRPEELNLPLRMVMGAFSKVVNSNLLGPFVFNEVRRKFRIRGSLQQVYGNREAITDELVEILYRPSCDPGAQKVFASILAAPPGPKPEELLPQIQQPLLVLWGEDDPWTPIKGADIYRELSEANDENAPAVTFHAIANTGHCPHDERPEVVNPLILDWLQTLTPAA
- a CDS encoding MotA/TolQ/ExbB proton channel family protein, producing the protein MTTVFDFLARGGPVMVPILGCSVLTIATALERTWFWTSLLKRESQVVNEVLEAARQDLDEAAAIAARANDTPVGRFLSAPLRLKNPSPETFRLALENAGDKEFVQMRRGDKLLETIVAVAPLLGLLGTVTGLIATFNNLNIGGGGNTDTSQAAAGIGEALITTAAGMVVAILALLVFRIMVTFQGQQMDYFSEAGNELELIYRQYWYEPALSAVDHPAQPPRSEPFVAERY
- a CDS encoding ExbD/TolR family protein; this translates as MRFRETRDTAPPQIDLIPMLTVMMGVLAFFVVVTLTLGSEEAIDMQLPAAQPEESPPTPSTTNPFIVEMQADGGFTVNTNPIDKETLKVEMEAYLAENADHVVYLLPARDLPYEQVIQFLGEMRAIGGDRVSLAIEE
- a CDS encoding ExbD/TolR family protein; this translates as MRRPRSSASKIPEVNLVPMMDVLMTVLTFFIIISMTLTGRQLIGIEIPENVEGTDAEVDSAVQAEALIIGLERDGNIILEDEQISFQQLTQRIRAHFAENPDGTLLLKADKNLPYDDVAVFLTDLRDIGGNRVSLAVE